One window of Elaeis guineensis isolate ETL-2024a chromosome 11, EG11, whole genome shotgun sequence genomic DNA carries:
- the LOC105034119 gene encoding protein BTR1 isoform X3, protein MECLDTPAVSSPEAPPVRPRPRPKTPSPDSRETQTYIRFLVSNIAAGCIIGKGGSTITELQSQSGARIQLSRNHEFYPGTADRIIMVSGTTSEIIKAMELILEKLLTEAEESNDAEGKSKVRLIVPHSSCGGIIGKAGSTIKSFVEDSGAGIKISPQDNNHVGLNDRLTTITGSLEEQIRALFLILSRLSEDTHYSQSIITPYPYAVACNPMSGMNVCGGKYPNSKVMTSPVVSTRLSARTFEGRGNSLMIGVADEHIGAVVGRGGRNIMEISQVSGARIKVSDRGDFISGTFDRKVTITGSWGAINAAESMIMHKISSISAR, encoded by the exons ATAGTAGAGAGACACAAACCTACATTAGGTTCCTTGTTTCAAATATTGCAGCTGGATGCATCATTGGAAAGGGTGGCTCAACAATCACAGAGCTTCAGTCACAGTCTGGAGCTCGTATTCAGTTATCACGTAATCATGAATTCTATCCAGGAACAGCAGATAGGATAATCATGGTTTCTGGTACCaccagtgaaataataaaagcaaTGGAACTTATCCTTGAGAAACTGCTGACAGAG GCTGAAGAGAGTAATGATGCCGAAGGTAAATCCAAAGTGAGGCTCATTGTGCCACATAGCTCTTGTGGTGGCATAATCGGGAAAGCAGGATCTACCATAAA GTCATTTGTTGAAGACTCAGGGGCAGGCATCAAGATATCACCTCAGGATAATAATCATGTTGGGTTGAATGATAGACTCACTACAATAACAGGATCTCTGGAGGAACAAATTCGTGCACTCTTTTTGATTTTGTCAAGGTTATCTGAAGATACTCATTATTCACAGTCCATAATCACTCCATATCCATATGCAG TGGCATGCAACCCAATGAGTGGAATGAATGTCTGTGGAGGAAAATACCCAAACAGTAAG GTTATGACATCACCTGTGGTCTCTACAAGGTTATCTGCTAGGACCTTTGAAGGCCGAGGCAACTCTTTGATGATCGGTGTTGCAGATGAGCATATTGGAGCTGTTGTTGGTCGTGGAGGAAGGAACATAATGGAGATCAGTCAG GTTAGTGGAGCAAGGATTAAGGTATCAGATAGAGGTGATTTCATTTCTGGTACATTTGATAG GAAAGTCACAATAACAGGTTCGTGGGGAGCAATCAATGCAGCTGAATCGATGATCATGCACAAGATATCATCAATTTCTGCAAGATGA
- the LOC105034119 gene encoding protein BTR1 isoform X1, which yields MECLDTPAVSSPEAPPVRPRPRPKTPSPDSRETQTYIRFLVSNIAAGCIIGKGGSTITELQSQSGARIQLSRNHEFYPGTADRIIMVSGTTSEIIKAMELILEKLLTEAEESNDAEGKSKVRLIVPHSSCGGIIGKAGSTIKSFVEDSGAGIKISPQDNNHVGLNDRLTTITGSLEEQIRALFLILSRLSEDTHYSQSIITPYPYAGINFAGAHGIPIGYVIPSVACNPMSGMNVCGGKYPNSKVMTSPVVSTRLSARTFEGRGNSLMIGVADEHIGAVVGRGGRNIMEISQVSGARIKVSDRGDFISGTFDRKVTITGSWGAINAAESMIMHKISSISAR from the exons ATAGTAGAGAGACACAAACCTACATTAGGTTCCTTGTTTCAAATATTGCAGCTGGATGCATCATTGGAAAGGGTGGCTCAACAATCACAGAGCTTCAGTCACAGTCTGGAGCTCGTATTCAGTTATCACGTAATCATGAATTCTATCCAGGAACAGCAGATAGGATAATCATGGTTTCTGGTACCaccagtgaaataataaaagcaaTGGAACTTATCCTTGAGAAACTGCTGACAGAG GCTGAAGAGAGTAATGATGCCGAAGGTAAATCCAAAGTGAGGCTCATTGTGCCACATAGCTCTTGTGGTGGCATAATCGGGAAAGCAGGATCTACCATAAA GTCATTTGTTGAAGACTCAGGGGCAGGCATCAAGATATCACCTCAGGATAATAATCATGTTGGGTTGAATGATAGACTCACTACAATAACAGGATCTCTGGAGGAACAAATTCGTGCACTCTTTTTGATTTTGTCAAGGTTATCTGAAGATACTCATTATTCACAGTCCATAATCACTCCATATCCATATGCAG GTATCAACTTTGCTGGTGCTCATGGTATTCCAATTGGATATGTTATTCCTTCAGTGGCATGCAACCCAATGAGTGGAATGAATGTCTGTGGAGGAAAATACCCAAACAGTAAG GTTATGACATCACCTGTGGTCTCTACAAGGTTATCTGCTAGGACCTTTGAAGGCCGAGGCAACTCTTTGATGATCGGTGTTGCAGATGAGCATATTGGAGCTGTTGTTGGTCGTGGAGGAAGGAACATAATGGAGATCAGTCAG GTTAGTGGAGCAAGGATTAAGGTATCAGATAGAGGTGATTTCATTTCTGGTACATTTGATAG GAAAGTCACAATAACAGGTTCGTGGGGAGCAATCAATGCAGCTGAATCGATGATCATGCACAAGATATCATCAATTTCTGCAAGATGA
- the LOC105034119 gene encoding protein BTR1 isoform X2, producing the protein MECLDTPAVSSPEAPPVRPRPRPKTPSPAGCIIGKGGSTITELQSQSGARIQLSRNHEFYPGTADRIIMVSGTTSEIIKAMELILEKLLTEAEESNDAEGKSKVRLIVPHSSCGGIIGKAGSTIKSFVEDSGAGIKISPQDNNHVGLNDRLTTITGSLEEQIRALFLILSRLSEDTHYSQSIITPYPYAGINFAGAHGIPIGYVIPSVACNPMSGMNVCGGKYPNSKVMTSPVVSTRLSARTFEGRGNSLMIGVADEHIGAVVGRGGRNIMEISQVSGARIKVSDRGDFISGTFDRKVTITGSWGAINAAESMIMHKISSISAR; encoded by the exons CTGGATGCATCATTGGAAAGGGTGGCTCAACAATCACAGAGCTTCAGTCACAGTCTGGAGCTCGTATTCAGTTATCACGTAATCATGAATTCTATCCAGGAACAGCAGATAGGATAATCATGGTTTCTGGTACCaccagtgaaataataaaagcaaTGGAACTTATCCTTGAGAAACTGCTGACAGAG GCTGAAGAGAGTAATGATGCCGAAGGTAAATCCAAAGTGAGGCTCATTGTGCCACATAGCTCTTGTGGTGGCATAATCGGGAAAGCAGGATCTACCATAAA GTCATTTGTTGAAGACTCAGGGGCAGGCATCAAGATATCACCTCAGGATAATAATCATGTTGGGTTGAATGATAGACTCACTACAATAACAGGATCTCTGGAGGAACAAATTCGTGCACTCTTTTTGATTTTGTCAAGGTTATCTGAAGATACTCATTATTCACAGTCCATAATCACTCCATATCCATATGCAG GTATCAACTTTGCTGGTGCTCATGGTATTCCAATTGGATATGTTATTCCTTCAGTGGCATGCAACCCAATGAGTGGAATGAATGTCTGTGGAGGAAAATACCCAAACAGTAAG GTTATGACATCACCTGTGGTCTCTACAAGGTTATCTGCTAGGACCTTTGAAGGCCGAGGCAACTCTTTGATGATCGGTGTTGCAGATGAGCATATTGGAGCTGTTGTTGGTCGTGGAGGAAGGAACATAATGGAGATCAGTCAG GTTAGTGGAGCAAGGATTAAGGTATCAGATAGAGGTGATTTCATTTCTGGTACATTTGATAG GAAAGTCACAATAACAGGTTCGTGGGGAGCAATCAATGCAGCTGAATCGATGATCATGCACAAGATATCATCAATTTCTGCAAGATGA
- the LOC109505037 gene encoding uncharacterized protein: protein MASSKVVGFALLVLLSVELIAAARVVIHATGGGGGGGGGGGGGGGGGSGGLGSGYGSGYGSGEGYGYGGGEGDGGGYGRGGGGGGGGGGGGGGGSGYGSGGGSGSGYGSGYGSGGGKGGGGGGGGGGGGGGGGGSGYGSGGGSGSGYGSGYGDGSGYGSGTGGGHGEGGGGGGGGGGGLGYGSGSGGGSGSGYGSGYSGGHG from the coding sequence ATGGCGAGTTCGAAAGTTGTAGGTTTTGCACTCCTGGTATTGCTCAGTGTGGAGCTCATAGCTGCCGCAAGGGTTGTGATTCATGCTACCGGTGGTGGTGGAGGCGGCGGCggtggaggtggtggtggtggtggtggcggtTCTGGCGGGTTAGGCTCGGGCTATGGTTCTGGGTATGGCTCTGGAGAAGGCTATGGGTATGGTGGTGGTGAGGGAGACGGAGGAGGCTATGGACGTGGCGGtggcggcggcggtggcggtgGCGGTGGTGGAGGAGGTGGATCTGGTTATGGATCCGGTGGTGGCAGTGGCTCCGGTTATGGTTCAGGTTACGGTTCTGGAGGAGGAAAAggtggaggtggtggtggtggtggtggtggtggaggtggaggtggagggGGTTCCGGATATGGGAGTGGTGGCGGGAGTGGCTCTGGTTATGGATCGGGATATGGTGATGGTTCAGGCTACGGCAGCGGTACGGGTGGAGGACATggtgaaggaggaggaggaggtggcggCGGCGGTGGCGGGTTGGGTTATGGATCAGGCTCTGGAGGAGGGTCCGGGTCTGGATATGGATCCGGTTACAGTGGTGGGCACGGGTGA